TGATACGTACAGAAAGTTCGTTCGGGCTGAATGGCTTGGTCATAAAATCATCGGCACCCAAATCGAAAGCCTTCAATACGGCAGTTTCGGAATTTAAGGAAGTGAGCATCAATACCGGTGCATCTGTACCTCTTTCTTTCAGGATCTTCACTAATTCGAAACCACTGATGAAGGGCATCATGATATCACTAATGATAATATGGTATTCTTCACTTTCAATTTTTTGGATGGCTTTCTCACCATCTTCTGCTGTGTCTACGTCGTAGCCGTCTTTGGTTAATTTAAAGGCCAAAGCGTCCCGAATCAAAGGCTCGTCGTCTACAATCAGAATTTTTGCTTTATCACTCATGACATTTACTTAATTGGGCGGAACTTTACCGAGATCAAAAGTATCTTTAGAATTTGGGAGTGCGGCTAATATTAGACGAAAGGTCCAATTTTAAAGATATAGCGCTATGCGAAATCGGGATCAAACCACCGAGAGGGTACATCAATTTTTAAAGTCGGCTCAATTTACGACATCCGACCATATAATAATATTCTCGGGTGCAGGAATGAGTGCGGAAAGCGGGATTAGCACCTTTAGAGAGAAAGGCGGGCTCTGGGAGGAGTATGCCATTGAAGAGGTGGCTACCCCGGAGGCCTGGGCACGCGATCCACATAAAGTCTTGAATTTCTATAATATGCGTCGCAAGCAATTGCTAGAGGTGAGCCCCAATGAAGGACATCGAGCCATTGCAGAATTGCAAAGGAAATTCAACTTGCGGGTCATTACTCAGAATGTTGACGATTTACATGAGCGGGCTGGCACTTCAGATGTCTTGCATTTGCATGGAGAGTTGCGGAAGGCGCGTAGCACGGCAGATGATACTAAAGTATATCCTATAGATGGCTGGGCTCTGAATTGGGGAGATCAATGCGAATTGGGTTCGCAATTACGACCGCATGTAGTGTGGTTTGGTGAAATGGTGCCGGCCATGGATGAGGCGGTGGATTATTTAGCAGATTGCAGATTGATGATTGTGATTGGCAGTTCATTGCAGGTGTATCCGGCGGCTTCTTTGGTGCAGAGGATTGAAGCCTCTTGTCCTTTGATTGTAATTGATCCGCATCCGGTTCAAACCTATGGCACTGGCCCCTTGCTGCATCTCGAAAGTGGAGCATCTGAAGGTATGAACTTGATACAGTCTGTTTTAAAGTCTTTTTAGAAAGGAATTTAAGTGTAATAATTGTATATTTGCGGCCACTTTTGAGGGGACGCGTGTCCCCTCTTTTATTAGGCTACATGATCGATTCGCAAAAAGTACGTGCACTTTTAGAGGCTGGTTTGGAAGAACAGCAGGCCTTTTTAGTGGATTTTCAGATTGCTGCCGGCAACATTATTCAGGTTACGGTAGACAAGATGGAAGGCATTAATTTAGAAGGGATAACGGCTATTTCGCGCGCCATTGAGCATAATCTCGACCGTGAGCAGGAGGACTTTGAATTGCAAGTTAGTTCACCCGGAGTGGGTAGTCCTTTGCAGGTTAAAGAGCAGTATGTTCAAAATATTGGTCGCGACTTAAAAGTAAAGACCAAAGACGGCGAAAAATTTAAGGGCGAATTGGTAGATTTCAGTGAGGGAATTTTAACCCTCGAATGGAGTGAAAGAGAGCCTAAAGAAGTGGGTAAAGGAAAAGTAACGGTTAAAAAAGACGTGAAACTAAACCTGCAGGATATTGATGAAGCGCGGGTTCAAGTCAGGTTCAATTAAGCATAAAGGCTATTATGGAAAATCAGGCTATCATTGAAAGTTTTGCCGAATTTAAAGATGAAAAGAATATCGATCGGGTTACCCTGATGGCTATTCTTGAAGATGCTTTGCGTAACCAATTGCGCAAGAAATACGGCAGTGACGATAACTTTGATATCATTGTGAACCCCGACAAGGGGGACCTGGAAATTTGGCGTAATCGTATGATTGTGGCCGACGGTGAAGTAGAGGACGAGAACACAGAGATCGCCCTTTCGGAAGCCGTGAAGATCGAGCCCGACTTTGAAGTGGGTGAAGAGGCTTCAGAAGAATTAAAATTGATTGATCAAGGTCGCCGTTTCGTGTTGGCCTTCCGTCAGAACCTGGTGCAAAAAATCCAGGAGCACGACAATAGCATTATTTATAAGAAATATAAAGATCTGGAAGGTGAGATCCTTACGGGAGAGGTACACCATGTGCGTCCTCGTGCGGTAATCATTTATGATGATGATCAGAATGAACTGATCTTACCTAAGGATCAACAAATTCCACGTGATTTCTTCCGCAAGGGAGATACCATTCGTGCGGTAGTGCGCGATGTAGATTTACGTGGAACCAAGCCAGTGGTTATTCTTTCTCGTACGGATGAGCGTTTCTTGGAAAAACTCTTCGAGCAAGAAATTCCTGAGGTGTTCGACGGATTAATTACCGTGAAAAAGGTAGTTCGCGAGCCAGGTGAAAAGGCAAAAGTTGCGGTGGAGTCTTACGATGATCGTATTGACCCAGTGGGTGCCTGTGTAGGTATGAAAGGAAGTCGTATTCATGGCATTGTTCGTGAGCTCGGCAATGAGAATATCGACGTAATCAACTACACCAATAATGATCAACTGTTGATCCAAAGAGCTTTGAGCCCTGCGAAGATTAGCAGCATTGTATTGGATGAGACCAATAAGCGTGCAGATGTTTACTTAAAGCCGGATCAAGTATCCTTGGCGATTGGTAAGCGCGGGCTTAATATTAAATTAGCCGGACAATTGACCGGTTATGAAATCGATGTGTACCGCGATGTTGATGAGGATGAGGACGTAGAATTAACTGAGTTCTCTGACGAAATCGAAAGCTGGGTTATCGATGCCTTTAAATCAATTGGTTGTGATACCGCGAAAAGCGTATTGGAGCTGTCAGTAGATGAGTTACTTTCGCGGACCGACCTGGAAGAAGAAACCATTGAGGACGTACGCAGTATATTGCGTGCCGAATTTGAAGAATAATTTAAATCAATTTCATGACTGAAAAGTCGCTACGACTTAGTCAATTAGCTAAAGAGTGCAATATCGGAGTTAGCACTGTATCTGAATATCTCGAGGAACTTGGGATAGAGGAGAAGTTGCGTCCCAATACCAAGGTTTCTGGTGATTATATCCAGAAGGTATTGGAGAAGTTTGCTCCCGATAAAGCCAAGAAGGAAGCCTCAGAGGAGGTAGTGCGTCAAAAGCAACAGGAAAAAGAAGCCATGTTGCGCGAGCGGGAAGACAGCAAGCCAGAAGGCAAGCGTGAGCCCGAAAGCATTGAGCGCCCTACTTTGAGTGGTCCTAAAATGGTAGGTAAGATCGATCTTGATAAGGCCGGTAAACCTGCTCCAGCTGAGGAAAAAGAAGTGGAGAAGGCCGAGCCTGCTCCCGAAGTTAAAGCCGAGGAAGCTCCTGCACCGAAGGAAGAGCCCACTGCTGAGAAAGTAGAGGAGGCACCGATTAAGGAAGAAGCTCCAAAGGCTGAAGAAGCGCCTAAGCAAGAGGAAGCTCAAGCTCCCGAACCTAAGGTTGAAGCGCCCAAGCAAGAGGAGAAAGCTGCTCCTGAAGCCAAAGAAGAAGCTCCTAAAGAAGAGCCTCCGGTGGAAAGTCCTGCCCCTGCAGCAGAGGCTCCTAAGGAAGTGAAGGAAGTTAAGGAAGAGCCTAAGGAAGGAAAACCGGTGGCTGAAACTCCTACTCCAGAGAAGAAAGAAGAAGCTCCCAAAGAAGAAGTCAAAGCCGAGGCTCCTAAAGAGGAGAAGGTGGAAGCTAAAGCTGAAGAGAAGAAGGAAGAGGAGAAAAAGGCTTCTGAAGGTTCTTCGGATACCATCAAAACTAAGTACGAAAAGCTCAGTGGGCCTAAGTTTACTGGTGAAAAGGTAGACCTCTCTAAATTTGAGAAAAAGCCTAAGAAGAAAGTAGCTTCTAGTACTGACAATAAGGACGATCTGAAGAAAAAGCGGAAACGCAAACGGATCAGTACCGACACGAATACTAATTCCAATAATCAGCAAGG
The Croceimicrobium hydrocarbonivorans genome window above contains:
- a CDS encoding SIR2 family NAD-dependent protein deacylase is translated as MRNRDQTTERVHQFLKSAQFTTSDHIIIFSGAGMSAESGISTFREKGGLWEEYAIEEVATPEAWARDPHKVLNFYNMRRKQLLEVSPNEGHRAIAELQRKFNLRVITQNVDDLHERAGTSDVLHLHGELRKARSTADDTKVYPIDGWALNWGDQCELGSQLRPHVVWFGEMVPAMDEAVDYLADCRLMIVIGSSLQVYPAASLVQRIEASCPLIVIDPHPVQTYGTGPLLHLESGASEGMNLIQSVLKSF
- a CDS encoding response regulator transcription factor — encoded protein: MSDKAKILIVDDEPLIRDALAFKLTKDGYDVDTAEDGEKAIQKIESEEYHIIISDIMMPFISGFELVKILKERGTDAPVLMLTSLNSETAVLKAFDLGADDFMTKPFSPNELSVRIKKLLKNSKK
- the rimP gene encoding ribosome assembly cofactor RimP, translated to MIDSQKVRALLEAGLEEQQAFLVDFQIAAGNIIQVTVDKMEGINLEGITAISRAIEHNLDREQEDFELQVSSPGVGSPLQVKEQYVQNIGRDLKVKTKDGEKFKGELVDFSEGILTLEWSEREPKEVGKGKVTVKKDVKLNLQDIDEARVQVRFN
- the nusA gene encoding transcription termination factor NusA → MENQAIIESFAEFKDEKNIDRVTLMAILEDALRNQLRKKYGSDDNFDIIVNPDKGDLEIWRNRMIVADGEVEDENTEIALSEAVKIEPDFEVGEEASEELKLIDQGRRFVLAFRQNLVQKIQEHDNSIIYKKYKDLEGEILTGEVHHVRPRAVIIYDDDQNELILPKDQQIPRDFFRKGDTIRAVVRDVDLRGTKPVVILSRTDERFLEKLFEQEIPEVFDGLITVKKVVREPGEKAKVAVESYDDRIDPVGACVGMKGSRIHGIVRELGNENIDVINYTNNDQLLIQRALSPAKISSIVLDETNKRADVYLKPDQVSLAIGKRGLNIKLAGQLTGYEIDVYRDVDEDEDVELTEFSDEIESWVIDAFKSIGCDTAKSVLELSVDELLSRTDLEEETIEDVRSILRAEFEE